The segment CATGTCCAGCCTGGATTCATAGATTCAGTTATGAATTTGTGGTCTTCATTATTCTATTTGTCAAGCTCACGCTTCAATCACAGTGTATCTTAAATTAATATAGAGTTCACATGATTGGTTTATGTGTAATCAATTATTCTCAAGTCTTGATTAAAACCTTGAAGAGGCTCACCCTCCATAGTTCAACTCTCCAGGTAGCCCATTATTTCCATGTTCTGCAGCATCATGATCTTACACCCATGAGCCATTTTCAAGAGGATCCTAGGGCTTATCTGCCTCAATCTCCACATTTTATGGATAAGGTGATTTAAGAGTTTTGGGAAGTTGGTCAGTTAGTTGAAGGCAGCACCAGACTTAGAACCCAGGGCTTGTCCAAGGCAAAATGGTTCAGCGTCTGCTATTGGTCCCTTTGAgttccattcccactgccacttCCCTAAACCATCATTATCTCTCTCCCAAATTACGTAACAGTCTCTTTATCTACTTTCTTACTCTGCTCTTGGCTTTTCCAATCTTTTTGATAAAATGTCCGCATCTACGTACAATAATACATAGCTAATCATAACACATCTGTGATTTTCTAGACGTTGTTGATAATTCTTCACTGTCAATAAGATGAAATCTAAACTTTGTAATAGGACTTGCAAGGCCAAGAATGATCCAATCATGGTGTGgaacatatttcataaaatgtatttgtgaTTAATTAACTCAGAGTTTGGGTtaagaaacaaacacaagaaaCATTGAGTTAATCTTTTTAGAGGCATTTCCTCTGAAGCAACAAAGACACATTTCTACCCTGGAAATAGgaggtcaaaatgtacaaaggcTAAGGATTGAGATAATGGAAATTTGGGGTTAGAATAGATTACACTATCAATTAGAAGATAACCTTGTAGTTGACAACACAGGTCCACCAGGAAAAAGTGTTTGCGTCGCTTAAATTGTTATGATCAGTAATATGAAGTAGATAAGCAAATAACTTAGATTCCATCACCTTGAGTCTTTGAAAGAAATCATCCTCTTTCCATATCTGTATGATTTCTTCCAGAGATTCATGGTCCCTTCCCCTAATAGACACACATGCAGTAGTAACAGCTTTAGGATAAGAAGCAATTATAAATATGCGCCATGCATCTGAGGGGCTGGAGctagaataaataatttagaaaaataggagTATTGGTCAGCTGTGGGATGCTTTAGGTTTTACCTCTCCTTAGAGAATGGTCCAAGATGgaaacatttctatttctctccagcAGGGGGAATGATGCATAAATGTGTAGCTATGACAAGGGCCAAAAACAGCAATTAGGAGCCCATCTGATGCAAACCATTTATATTCCAGGTGAAGGGTGCTATGACTATTATTTCCTTGTGCTAGGTGAGGAGGGAATGTGGACCTGAGCATTGTTACTATTTCCATTGGTTCCTTCATAACCACAACCTAATAAACAGTCTtccattatttaaattaattaaatgttttttattgaaTAGTTATTTGTCCTCTTGAACCACGTGTATGGCTagagagaagtaaaataaaaagagtataaattactaagttttaaaaatttcgaCACATTCTTTAAATCAGAGGGGAGCATATAAATTCAGCAAAgcattttgctattaaaataaattgttgtcAACATATGGAATATTTAGGGAGAGGTATGATTTCGCCTTGCAAATGcagatttccatttttctaagaaTGTGCAAACAAACACTGGGAACACTGTGGAGAGCTGCATCGGCTGGAATAAACATACGTGGTTCTCTGAAGACTTCCACTCCAAGGTCCTgcgactttattttattttgatattttgattcTGCACATCATCTCTCTCAGAGACTGGTGGACCTGCTTGTTCCGCAGAGTGTAGATGACAGGGTTCAGCAGCGGAGTCACCACTGTGGTCACAAGGGCAGCTCCCCTGTTGGATTCCAgcctgtttgtttgctttggtttcACATATATAAAGACATAGCTGCCATACATCAGAGAGAGAACAATGAGGtgagaggagcaggtggagaaagcCTTCCGTCGCTCCTTGGCTGATGGGAGGCAGATGATGGTGACTACTATGTTGCTGTATGCAATGATGGTTATGATGAGGGATGTCAAAAGGATACACAAAGCGAGGACAAAAGTCAAGGTTTCAACAGATGTGGTGTCAGAACAGGAGAGATGGATCAGGGGGCCaaggtcacagaagaagtgagGGATGACATGGGGACCACAGAAGGATAACTGGGAAACCTTCACCACCAGACCAGTGATGAGGGTCAAGCCCAAAGAAAAGCAGGCAGTGACCAGGAGGAGGCCAGTCCTCAGGTTCATGATGGTCGGGTAATGCAGAGGCTTGCAAATGGCCACGTACCGATCCACAGACATCACTGCCATGAGGAAGAAACCTGCTGCTCCcagaaataagaagacaaaagctTGTATGAAACAGGCAGGAAAGGAAATCGTTTGCGGGCCTAAAAGAAAGATGACCAGCAACTTAGGAATAACAGAACTTGTGACACAACACTCAGTGAATGAGAAGAtgctgaggaaaaagtacataggTGTCTGGAGCAGGGAGTCCGCACAGGTGATGATGACTATGACCACATTGCCTGTGAGGGAAGCCAGGTACGCCAGCAGGTGCACCATGAAGAGGACCTTTCCCAGGTGCTGGACAGCAGGAAACCCCTCCAAGGTGAATTCTTGGACCATTGTCCCATTCCCCATTTCTGTGGTCATCTCTTTCCTTTGCGGCATCACCTGCTGGTCTTAACCTACGATAAAGAGATCACAGCTGGCTCTGAAGATCAAGTTATTTGACTACCTGAGAATGTGGCTAGGCAGGTAGCAAAGTGGTCCAGCGAATTGTTTCTTGAATCGGAAGCACCTCAGTTCAATACTAATCTCTAACCCCTGAGACAGGTCATCTTTCAAAAGGTAGTTAACCTTTCTAAACTTCACTTTCCCCCTCTGTACAATGAAGGTAATAGGATCTACCTGTTCATGGTCTTGCGCGAAATAAGTAAGATAAAGCAAGTAACTCACTTGGCATGGGATGCCAATGTTTCCTGTGTGTTCCTCAAAGTCTAATTGGAATATTATGATCATTAAGATGCTCCTGCATCTAGCTTGATCACTAGACAGTGGTACTAAAATTTTCTTAGTTATaaaactttcatttgtttttcaatattatcAATTTGTAAATAAACATAACAGTAATATAGGCAATATTctctttgaatattctttttaaaacatgcaacaAATTCTCTGGTCCAggtcatcatcaacatcatcatcatcgtcatcatcatcattagttGAGAACTTTACTCATTTGGTCCTGTGCTGCTCACTGAAATTCAGTATTTCTTTCCTCCCCACAATAATCATGAGGGTTTGGTTGCCCCTACCCCCTCTTCTACTGAAGCagaaattgaggcatagaaaGGTAAGGTCACAAGGCTGGGACTTTTGCTACATCTGGCCAAATTGCAAGCCCCTGCTGTTTCTAAAtgatatgacaaaatattttaaaataggaacaaagatTTTGTTGCTGATCTCTCAACTTTAAATGAAAGGTTAGCTTTATTTACCTTACTTTTTCTATCCTTAAGTTAATATCATTGATGAATTACTGACCTACAGAATGACACAGGCCCTAGAGTTGATTAGCTTTAGCACAATCATTTTGTAGAAGAGGCTGGAGACCAGAGACATTGGGGAGCTCAACAACAGCGTATAAGTTGTCAATCCAGGACTTACTCCACTTTCCTGAGCTCCATGCTGGCGTGTaagagggatggggagtgacAGGAGTCCCAGATTAGCTCTCTTAGGAAGGATATTCTGGGAAGATGGCCCCCATGCACTCACTCTTACATCAAAGCCCAATGAAcgctctccttctcccttcagtTCACTCAAAAAATCACTTCACCATGTTGGGCTCTCTTATCTCAACACCAAGCTGAAGGTCTGCAGTGTGAAATGTGTCTCTCTCACTAACCTGCCATGAACCAAGT is part of the Equus quagga isolate Etosha38 unplaced genomic scaffold, UCLA_HA_Equagga_1.0 HiC_scaffold_1539_RagTag, whole genome shotgun sequence genome and harbors:
- the LOC124231993 gene encoding olfactory receptor 2AP1-like, which translates into the protein MTTEMGNGTMVQEFTLEGFPAVQHLGKVLFMVHLLAYLASLTGNVVIVIITCADSLLQTPMYFFLSIFSFTECCVTSSVIPKLLVIFLLGPQTISFPACFIQAFVFLFLGAAGFFLMAVMSVDRYVAICKPLHYPTIMNLRTGLLLVTACFSLGLTLITGLVVKVSQLSFCGPHVIPHFFCDLGPLIHLSCSDTTSVETLTFVLALCILLTSLIITIIAYSNIVVTIICLPSAKERRKAFSTCSSHLIVLSLMYGSYVFIYVKPKQTNRLESNRGAALVTTVVTPLLNPVIYTLRNKQVHQSLREMMCRIKISK